GCTTGCTGAGAGGCTGCGAACCCTTTCTCAAATCCCATATACCAACTTGCCCGTCCGATGATGCTGTAGCAAAAATGTGTTCATGAAAGGGATTGAAATCTAGCCCATTAATAGCCCCTTTGTGGcattcttcaaaagcaaAGACTGACGACCGCAAAGATCTGGTGTCGAAAATACGGATGCTTTGGTCCTCCCCCGCAACACCAAATACTGTCGGTAGTTTTGGAGACCAGCTCACGTCATTTACAATAGCATCAAAGGTGGTGATAACTTCAATTGGCTTGACAATGGCACCTTCACCTTCTTCCCCACTTTTACTTATATCCCAAATAGCCACTGTCTTATCTTCAGAGCCAGTTACCAACTTTCCACTATCGAAAGGGGACCACGACAGGCCCCAGCCTTCACTAGTATGATGTTTGAGCCGTAGATAGGGTCTACTAATATGGTCTTCAGACCGCTCTGGTAATCTATGTCTATCGAATATCAAAGTGTCACCGGAAGGTGATAATGTAGCAATGACATTGGGGCTCTTAGGAGAATAACGAGCCTTGTTCACCTCTCCTTCATGGTCAATTTTCTGAATTACGTCCACTTTGTTTAGAATAGTTCCCTGTGTACCGTTGTAATCACTCTTGGGGATATCCACTTTAGCGACCTCGACGAAGTCATGATCATTTTGTGATGTATGGGTGCCCAAAAGAAGGCTCGATGTTGTGAAAAAGTCACTTTGTGATGTTTCTGGGAGCCATTGTACAGTAAGAGTGGGCCATTCTAGTGCTCTTGTGACCAGTACGTCATATAGAAAGGGAgactgcttcttccaaatcTTGTATTCTAGAACCTAGTTAGCGCTGATTATGATAAGTGATCTTAGCCACTAAATTTCCAGACATGCCCCTTGCTACGTGCCATTTGAATTTTAGAGGCTAAACACCAAGCTGCCTAAAGAGCACTCTTCGCTAGTGACTTACCCTCGTTTGCAATCTTTTCGTTGTCCTGGCTCTCCTGCTTCAAGCGCGCCTCCTCATTTAGCTCTGGCTCGCGTTAGTATCTGCAACTGAGAATCAATTACTCCTGTCGTCCCATGTATAATGGTCTACTCACCGCTATTAGACTCTACCCCTGGCATTGTTGTTATCAAGGTCGCCCGTTGCTCACCTTTAGTAGTCCTAATTACTGATGGAAATCGCACAGTTAAGTTCGCGAACTTAACTGCACACCTCTTAGGGTTATGGCTATTCACCGCTTTTAGTAATGCTTTTCGGGCCGCAAAATCACAATCGCCGTTAAACCGTAACTCACAATAATTGAAACCAGGATTCACTTTGGCTTTTCAACTCTTGATAAGTAATGGTGAGATTCTAATATTTTCCAGGACTCAAACTAGATAGGCAACAGAAATTGGACCAACATTTATACGTAGTTTACAAGAACATGGGCACATAACTAGAGCTTTAAATTCCTTGAACGATTGGATTGTCTTCGAGACACCAAACACTATACGTTGCCTTGATATAAAATATCGCGATAGTTCTTTGAAATCTAAATACAGATCCTAGAGACTCTGTATACgtgcttatcttatcttcaGGTACAAATGTCATATTACTCACTAATCGTGCATGAGTCCATACCATACATACATTTACGGGGGTGATTGACTGATAGTACCGTTATTAATCTCTATTGTCCTATGTTATATAATTAGGTagaatttatttttactacTAGAAGAATAACTCAAGATATACAGTGAATTGCTTGATCCCTTTCAAGCTTGTACGAATATTAGTTGGCATATAATGCTATAGACACAATCTATCTCATTCAAAATAATCACTCAATGCAAACAACAAAACTCCACTCTCTACTTGATGACTATCGGCTCATGCTCAGAACTTTACGGTACCCAACCCTCGTCTACATTATAATCCAAAGTTTCCTATTTAGGAAATTTGAGTCACAATGCATGCTAGCAAGTACGCCCGTATTATGCAAGTGATTTTCCACTCACAGCCAAAGGACTCGAAGAGTATCACTAAACCTGCGAACATAGTACTCAAGTAGTGTACCTTAGTATCTCCGTCGACAGAACCAAAGTATACAACAAATCAAGATGGTACGTTTAAATCAGGAATGGGTAATAGATATTAGAAAGTATATGTCATGATTGTAGTGAATGTTGATACGAGGattgaaagaagaatttTCGAGTAATATTGCGAAGTAACTGGCCGTCCACGATGTACTGCTTCCAGGATCTTTCGAAAATGAATAATTAGAGGATATTAGACAGACGTTTTGCAATGTGGCACAATTTTCGTGGACatcctatttatttttaatcGAATTATAAAGGTACTGCGGTTGAAGTTTAGAGTCGAAGTTATCAAAACTACAAGGAGAGCAACATATTCAAAAATTAAACGATAAGCGCAGCTCGCAAGTCAAATATGCCAACCAGCAATCTCTTGTTTACTACcaattttcttgatctcATACTATTCTAATATCTGTTACCATAGCGCATACAAAGGCCCTAAAAAGACTAACATTATAATTAGAGTGAGGCTGTTActatcagaaccagaaaGTTCATCAGAAACCCCCTTTTGGGACGTCGTCAATTTGTTATTGACGTTCTCCACCCCAACAGAGCTAACGTCTCCAAGGACGAACTCCGTGAGAAGCTCGCTACTATCTACAAGACCGAAAAGGATGCTGTTTCTGTCTTCGGATTCCGCACTCAAtatggtggtggtaagtCCACTGGTTTCGGTTTGATCTACGACTCTGCTGAGGCCCTTAAGAAGTTTGAGCCTCGTTACCGTCTTGTTAGATACGGTTTTGCCGAGAAGATCGAGAAGGTTTCCAAGATCCAAAGAGCccaaaagaagaaccgTGGTCTTAAGGTCAGAGGTACTGGCAAGAGACAAGCCAAGAGAACCAGAGGAGactaaatataataattcTTGTGTTATAATTCGTCTTGTGCATgtaattattattgtctaaaaaatgaaaaactGAATGACTCTTAAGCTTCAagactgtgcctccggcgtTTTACTGTTAATGTTTTTTTACAACTCAGTCCAGGCTGGCTATAAAGACCCACCATTAGAAGCTTGGCTAAGCCATACTTCGATTATGAAAGGGGATATCAGCTCAAATGTCTATGCTAAACTTGGAAATTAGATATATAGATAAAATATATGAAAAGGACATTAATGCTTCTCAGAGTACGAAACTGGAGCGGGTTCAAAAGCCTTGTATGATACTTGAAGACTTGAGAGCCATGATAAAGCAATGTACAAAATAGTGAggaaaagaacagaaacgAGAGAGCCCATCCATACACCAGGGGAGAAGAACTGGTAGTCGTGAAACAGTGAGGTATATGAAGCAGATGCGTGAGTTACAGTCAGTTTAGTAGCATCGCTGTTGTTAACTTCACTAGTTTTAGTACTCTCTTCAAGCACATCCTCAACGCTGACCGATATCTTCGGATTCTGTTGAGATGAATCGCTGAAAATCAAGTTTTCAGGTTGGACTTCACCACTATAGATGACAACAAAATTGGGTGAAGGCAAAGTCGAAATAATGGAGTAAATAATGTTATCAGTGTCTCTAACTACCTTGGCGCGAATATCTTTGTCATAGGATTCAATAGGCATCTCCAATTCGTAAAGTCTGGGAGTGGCATCGACATGAATATTGGCGTCGACAGATCCTGTATCGCCATCAACACGAACGACTTCAACAGGACAAGTATTGGTAATATAATTCGACACCAGGAACTGGGTCAGATAAGGAACGTTTTTATCAGAATACAATGACTCGAACTTCTTAGTGTACTTAGCATTATTAGCTAGGTCTGCCAAGTGTGGCATATTGGAGATTGACAAGTCGGAGTCCTGGGCATTGTACTGTTTGACAACAATATATGTATCATACGAACAAGATTTAACCAACCCCTCTACACCTTCCACAACACTAACCAATGACCACGACTTGGGTGTTTCGAGACCAGAGAACTCCGACTGATGCGTGGAAGAAGGCCCTCTAGTGTTGGATATGACAATGAATGGCACCGTATTTTGAAAGGCAGATGCCAATCCACTCAATGTGCCAATAGAGGCTAGAAGCGTTGGAACCAACACTTTAGGTAACATCTATATTTGTCCTTGGATCGATATTCTGCTATTTGCAAAAGCTTGTACTAATAGGTTCGAGCTTTGATGCCCTCGGGGTTCCTGCTCTTGTCCAATCGTACCTCCCACTATCGACATTGGCTCCTTAGACGATTCATGTGGTTAGGGCAAATACATTCAAGTTACCCGGCTGTCATCATTCACGTGATCTGGATAGTTTGGCTATGTAGAAAGGACAATTTCTATAGTAAATAGCTGGGTAAACTTGACGTAATTGACTTCCTCTTGTCCAATTTCATAGAATGGTTTCATTAACTACTGCGATCGAAGGGTATATCCTGAGCCACTGGGTACCTCTTGAGGGTACCATAATATTGGCCGCTATTGATGGGTGTTCTTATATTGGATAGGGGAATTTCAGTATGGACCACTTTGGGAAAAGCTGAGCTGTGTAAAATTTTAATTTCATGGGAGCTACAAGCTCGAACTTCAACCTTTCCCcctgtttttgttctgaAAATAGGGGCTTATTGGTCGTCTGGCGATCAGGGACGTCGATCAAGTGTTCCTGCACCGCTTTCTACTTAATACTTGTACAATCAGGTGTCGATGGTTAGTTGTAGGTACACTTTAAGTTTGTAGTTTGGTTTAAAGCCAACATTAAATCTTGAAGAAGctttcttcaaaatataGTTTGAGTGGAAACTATGCGAAAAAAAGGGTGGGCCGCTACCATTATTATGATAACCAAACTTCGGTGGTGCACCAGATCCACTCTTGGAGCTTATCTGCATGCCTAAGCCATTATCTTActtgcttttttttcttttccgACTGTTGTTCTTATAAAATTCTTTCAACTTCATTTACcttgatatatatattgttggCCTTGTGAAAGATAGAAGATCTATTAGTTGTCTTACGATAACGGCTCTGCTAACTGACAACTACGATGCGCTGAAATAGTCAGCCGTATGTGGAGAAATAGTGTTTAAGCGTGATAAATAAAACTAGTGATTAATGCCTTCCCCTGTGCCGTTTGGTTGCCGTCCGCCTGTGTTTTGGTTCCCAGTTCTTATTCTTTGTCCAGTATCGGTATACTctcaaaattatttttgacaAAGATTCTACCCTACATAGGACAGATATTATCTAATAATTCCATCATACATTATCAGGATATAATTATCACATTTTTTATTGGTCTCGGCCGTTAGATTCACCCCCAATCTGCATAGTCACCCCCACCACGTCATTGTCCTGCGCAGTATCCGGTAATGTCAACAACTGGTGAAGTGATATAAGTAGGAGTAATTCGTTAAATTTGTGAAACGAAAGCTAGATTGGAATTTGCTTGAAGTGGAATTTAGTTTACTCGATTATTATTTGCTTGGAATTTTAAAATATTGTCTTGTTTTTATAGAGGGACGAAGCATTGCTTCATAGAACCAATTAGATTCGGCCACCAACAGTTATCTTTAGAGGCCCTTTCAgttattatttcttctttaccTTCTGGTTTCTCCTTTCTTtctattttgtttctttgagCTATTTGTTTTTACTTGACATTTGGTTGACCATAGTTTTCAGACATCTACTAATGGAACCTCATGACTGGTGATAATACGAGTCCAAAAAAGTCCAAGACTAGTGGAAATGGGATTAAAAAACAACTACCTTTAAAAAAAGGTAAACCCAGAGGTATTAGGCGGGATCGTGATTGTTTTACATGTCGTCATAGAGGAGTCAAGTGTGACTTAAATAGGCCATCATGTGCACAATGTGTTGATGCAAATATTCGTTGTGAGGGCTACCCTGCAAGACTTATTTGGAGCACCCCTGTAGAGCACCATTTGGTGGGTCACCAAAAGAATAAGAATACTCTAAGTGGCACTAGTAATTCAGTCGTTTCAGTGAATCCGACTGCCGGCTCGGATGCCCTCGCAAATGATGGAAGCCTGGCTGCTCTTAACGCAAGAGGTGACAGTAGTCGCACCTTTAACATTCTCAAAACTCATAGCTTGCCTTCAAACAATATCAGTGATTCACATACTCAGCTCTCATATAACTATGCATTTGGATCAGTTGCAGTTAAACATGAATCCAATCCATCAATCTCTCCTCCTTCTGCGGTACAAGTATCACACACATGGGACAGAAGTTTAACAGTGCCAGACCCACAACAGTCATCTCAAGCAACTACATATTCAACGGGTGTTAATAGCACTGGTAATTCTCGTGGTTCAGAACCATCCGCTATGCATGTCACTAATCTTCAAGGaactgctacttctacaAATGATTCAAATGCGGTCGATAATAATGACCCTGGAGAATCATTTTCTTACACATTTCCAACTACTTCCCCACATCTTGATAAATCATTCTTGCCGGgcatttcattttcatttaaAAAAGAGGCTGACTCTTTTGACCATTTGGAACTGGCACCAGATCATACCCCTACGGCTACTGCTACAACAACCCCTACAACAAGCACTACACCCACATCTACACCTACCCCTGGACCAAATGATAAAAATGACGATAATGAAAAAAGtaatgaagacgaagacgaagtGGATCCTATGAGAATCTCCAACTTTTTATGGGGAATCAAAGCAATTCTGACGGCATTTAATCATGCTCGGCAGACAAATACCAGTGTCAATTCTCACAAGGGTCTTGTCAAATCAGAGACATTATCTACTATATGGAAATTTGTATCATCATGTCTTGATTACACCAACAAGAATAACCCTGATGCTGAACTTAATACTCTTCAAATAAGGGCCAACGCAATAGAGGAACTGCAAACTTTCATAAACAATGGGGTTATCGAAGCTATATTTTCCATTCTTGCATTCACCTATTTCGATGTGTGCCAAGGCTCCTTTGGAAACTGGCATCGCCATTTGCAAGGTGCTCGGTCATTACTAGATCTGCACTgtacaaacaaacaagaatTGCTGGAACTTTTCACAAATACTCCAGGTCTTCAACATGCAGTTACACTACTCAATTGGTACGATGTTACAGGCGTGATAGCCACCCAAGACCGCCCgtttatttttgagagTTGGCACCGAGAGGCAATTGATGATAAGTTCTTTTCTCTGGTTGGTTGCCCAAGAAATATTTTCCGTCTGATTCCAGAAATTTATAAAGATTCTAGAAGTTTGCCCGAAGCGGTGTCGATGGCACTCAATGAAGTTCTTCTGGTTGATCACGCTGAGAATTCTTACATTGATCGTGCTGGAAATGCGTGGAAATATGCTTCCTTACTGATGGCTCTCGAGCGGTGCCCTTCCACGCGAAGCTATTCAACTTCAATGGAAACGCTTCGAGAGAAAGTCATTGAAAGTATTGCTGCCATCCCGTTTGATACGGCCTTGTCACAGCACATTGCCGTGATAGTGTATATGACAGCGAGGAAAGTTTCGAAAGACGAGCATCGTGATATCATTCGCAGGTACTGGAATTTTTGGTCGTCGGAAAGGTTTCCACTTTATGCTGATGCGCTTTGGCAGTGCGAGCAATGGTGGGCAAACTCTACTGACACGACTCCAAATTCTTCCTAACATACTGCCATCTTTATTAGAAAAATACTATCTGcattataatattatataacTTACTTATTATGGATTTTTTCGATAGCATTTATTGCGGCGTGCACAATGTCATAACTgatgcatatgcagggtccacgATGGCGATGGACATCTATAAACCAAGATCTCATCACATTAACTTTCACGAGACAATCTGCAAACATGAATTTCAATTTTAGTGCTGTTTCACTGTTATATTTGGGAATACTATGGATTGcatattatttttttatggCACCCATTGGCCGACTGCTCCCAACTATGGCACGGGAACGGGCTTACTTTGTATACCTACAACACTTCTGGaatgttgttgctgatttTCAGGTGAGTGGAATTTTCTCAAGCAGATACGATTGAACTAGAAGCTAACTACTATTAAGAGACAGTCCTTCTCTATCCACGTTTATGGTGATCAAATCAGATttgcagaagcagctgttgTAATTTGTAGGTTAACGGTTGGAGTAGGAGCACTCTATCAGTATCTAACCACCCAGCTAATCACAGCTCTATTAGTGACTATATTTTATTAGGAACCCTGGCCAGAAGCTATGGATTGAATGCGAGAtgtcatttttttcagtggGCCAGCTGCTTTCGAATACCCCACCCATTGGTCCTCTTCCGGAAATACACTTTGGGTCCGAATTGGAGTCTGAAGCCAGCAAGAGTCTCTAGATTAATCACATCTGTTACTAATTCAGGGGAACCATGTAAGTTAAAGACCACATCACTTATTGTTCTCACGATAGCTAACACTCAACAGTATGGTTCGCAATCTTTCCGGAGGTtgaaaccagcagcatgtCAAAAGTCAGAAGACATTCAGAGAGTCTAAAGGAGAACGGTGCCAAATCACTAGAAAATTTGCTTTATCCCCGCTTTCTAGGCTTCGCGTCATCGTTGCCCTTTCTAAGAAAGTCTGGGGTACCTTACATTTACGATATTACAATCACATATTATTTGCGGAAAACAATTAACGACAAAGATCACAGTTCAATCGTAAAATGGGTTGAGCAGGTTCCGACGTTCTGGGATTATTTGTTTACTGACAAACCAGCGGAAAACATTCGGGCCGATGTATTTGTGCACAAGTTTGATATGAGGGTTATTCCTAAGAGAAAGCGAAAAGTAGACAAATGGCTTGAAAGACGATGGTACGAAAAAGACAAGAGGATTGGCTATAATAGAAAATTAATGCAGAATGCAAAGATATCAGGAGACACAGCAAGATATGAAGGAAATTTTAATTGGTACGATAGCTGTGCTATTTCCTAAAATACCTGCCAACAACGTTGGATGCtca
The Sugiyamaella lignohabitans strain CBS 10342 chromosome A, complete sequence genome window above contains:
- the HAT2 gene encoding Hat2p (Subunit of the Hat1p-Hat2p histone acetyltransferase complex; required for high affinity binding of the complex to free histone H4, thereby enhancing Hat1p activity; similar to human RbAp46 and 48; has a role in telomeric silencing; GO_component: GO:0005737 - cytoplasm [Evidence IEA,IEA]; GO_component: GO:0005737 - cytoplasm [Evidence IDA] [PMID 8858151]; GO_component: GO:0005737 - cytoplasm [Evidence IDA] [PMID 9575221]; GO_component: GO:0000123 - histone acetyltransferase complex [Evidence IPI] [PMID 14761951]; GO_component: GO:0000123 - histone acetyltransferase complex [Evidence IDA,IPI] [PMID 8858151]; GO_component: GO:0000123 - histone acetyltransferase complex [Evidence IDA] [PMID 9575221]; GO_component: GO:0005634 - nucleus [Evidence IEA,IEA]; GO_component: GO:0005634 - nucleus [Evidence IDA] [PMID 14761951]; GO_component: GO:0005634 - nucleus [Evidence IDA] [PMID 9575221]; GO_function: GO:0004402 - histone acetyltransferase activity [Evidence IDA,IMP] [PMID 8858151]; GO_function: GO:0004402 - histone acetyltransferase activity [Evidence IMP] [PMID 9575221]; GO_function: GO:0042393 - histone binding [Evidence IDA] [PMID 8858151]; GO_process: GO:0006281 - DNA repair [Evidence IEA]; GO_process: GO:0006974 - cellular response to DNA damage stimulus [Evidence IEA]; GO_process: GO:0006333 - chromatin assembly or disassembly [Evidence IDA] [PMID 8858151]; GO_process: GO:0016568 - chromatin modification [Evidence IEA]; GO_process: GO:0006348 - chromatin silencing at telomere [Evidence IGI] [PMID 10982821]; GO_process: GO:0016573 - histone acetylation [Evidence IDA,IMP] [PMID 8858151]; GO_process: GO:0016573 - histone acetylation [Evidence IMP] [PMID 9575221]), which produces MYIWKKQSPFLYDVLVTRALEWPTLTVQWLPETSQSDFFTTSSLLLGTHTSQNDHDFVEVAKVDIPKSDYNGTQGTILNKVDVIQKIDHEGEVNKARYSPKSPNVIATLSPSGDTLIFDRHRLPERSEDHISRPYLRLKHHTSEGWGLSWSPFDSGKLVTGSEDKTVAIWDISKSGEEGEGAIVKPIEVITTFDAIVNDVSWSPKLPTVFGVAGEDQSIRIFDTRSLRSSVFAFEECHKGAINGLDFNPFHEHIFATASSDGQVGIWDLRKGSQPLSKLEGHSSEVSGVEWSPHDSSVLASAGYDRRVNIWDLSLSEVELSSQELNEGPPELLFIHGGHTNKISDFSWHPELPWVIASASEDNVVQVWKVAGAIADKPLEEEEEQANEED